The window ACCTCAATCAGCTTTGGCGTGCCCTAGAGTGATTAGAGTAGAATCAATAACACTAAGCAAATCATATGCGATAGAAAAATAGATTAGCTAAAGAGCAAAGGAACAAACTAGAAGACGTGATTAGGAAAATCATCACAACTGATGTGCTAGCAGCATGAATGGCCTTCAACCATTTCTTCAATCAAAACACGAAGATTGCACAAAGGTATGtgtgcaaaaacaaaacaagaacaaaacccACTCAATGGACCTAGGTGGTGAAGTATAATGTAATAAGAAAACCACAATTTGGTCTTTCATGGACTGAGATGGGTACATGCTACTCAGTTCCAAGCAAATGTGTGAAATTTCCAGTTGCCCCATTGTTCAGTTGTGGGTGATGGATCGAAGACGGTAGCTGACTTCAGTATCTACCTCGACAACCAATCATGACTCAGAAGAAGACTGAGATGTGGTGGAAACCGTTGACACCAACTGAGATATGGGTGGTGATGAGCGAATGCATAAAGGGCGAACTGTTGATTTGGATAGTTTGCCATACAagctttataaatacacataaatacagatttaTTTAGTGGCTTCTTGGCAGACTTTGAGCATAACTGACAGCAGAGGTTTAGTGCTGCAGAAAATGGATTCCAACAGGTGGAATGTAATTGATAACTTCTGGCCCATAATTGTAGAATGCAGCACTTAAAATTGTGGCCAAAGTAGTTAATGGACTGGTGGTTGACAAAATCTGAGAGATTTCTCTTTTGGTGGAATAACCAGGCAGTCACATTTCTTTAGGTTAATGTAAATATCTGGAGAGTGAAAAATGTTAATATGTTTCATGAATCATGAATATATGAACTAGCTCGGGTGCATACTGTTTGACAGGAATTGAGAGTAGGGAGAAATTTTCACACTTGGTAACAGTATGCATTTGATGGTGAGCAGCAGAATTGAAAAGGGGAATTTAAGAATCTCCTGTTACGTGTGTGTAAGTTGGAAGCAAAACGAGTATAAATGAATGATATGATTTGCAGGAACGTTTCTTTCACAACCCTCTTGATTGAACATTGATAAGTGTTTGTAGGAAATCCTCTTGGTAAGAGATGACAAAGCCCAGTTGTATGTTGGAAGATGAAAATGCTTGTAAGGATTCCTTTTCTTATGGTTAACTTTTAAGCATTGTtatgtttaatttttcatttcaataGCTTAATCAGGAGTAAAAGATGAATCATGCCCATGACTTTTTACAGGACCTTTAAgtctaataataaaaatggagCAGAACTCATGATTCATGGAGTTTGCAGTTGAGAGCAGCATTATCAATACATCAAGTTATTTTCATACCAGAGGCTTGAACTGAGTGCTCACAGTAAAGCTACTCTCCTAAATGCAACCAAGAGCTAACTGAtggatttaaatgattaaatgtacTAAACAAAAACAGCTAGAAACCATTTGAAGGACTTCCACAGTTTCCTCAAGACTCATAAGAACTTGGATTGATTCATAACTCAAAGCATGTGAATACTCATGACTGAGATGCCCTGCAATGGGATCACTTCTAGAAACATTGATTGCAAAGCTAACTCTATCAGAATGAAGACTACACCAGTATCCATAAATGCCCTGCAGTTGGTGATGAGGAGTGATTTCCTTCAGTGACATGAACAGTGTTCTTTGCATATACAACTGCAGCACAGATAAATGTGAACCATTGCAGGTTTGGGGAAATGTTGACTTTGGTTCTACAGGGAATGTAGTGAGACATACCAAGGACATTATCAGTGATCTGCTTAGCtgccttaactctttagcattcaaattactctgtcaaatgtagtgcattatctcatagtttcaaaatttcaatgatgtgactgtttatttttagaatatcatAAGGTAGGTGTAAAAGGCAGGATCTGGCCACTTTGAACATTAAACAGGGAGAATATTTTCACCagacatggctggtttaaatgcaaaagtGTTAAGTGGGCCAGAAGTGGTCTACACTTGCTATTAAGAATAGGTACTGTAAAACTAGTATATTACCAACTTCATTTCATCAAGTATAGCCCTCTCTCTGGCTAGTTTGTGTGTTTACTAGTAACAGTTGAGTTAATCAAGATTTAGACATCAACATTTAAATGATTTAATGGTCATAAATGAAGATTTTGATTTTTCAAAATGATTtcataaccctttcattaccatatttctactgATATATACTCCcttggtttcaattaatttttaaaataattaggaatttaataaaataattttataattattattaagctggtgcttggaacttaagttagcatgaaattttgatggaagattttaatttagaccactttaaaactGGATGTTTGTATCCTAAAACTAGGGGCAGTCTCAGGCAGGCTGATAATAAAAGGGTTAAGCACAAAGGGATTACTTTTTggcaaaatgataaataaaaatattcattttcataataaaaatatttttttggtgtttatttttcataataaaatatttcataacttCACATGAAATTGTTTTGTTTAGTGTATCCAAACTCCagttacaaattttttttcatgtaacaaatttattattagtaaattatatatcattatcagtAAATCATGGATTAAAgtagacctggggttaaacaacaacaactcaacAGTATTTTTCTAAGAGAGACTTACGATTATGTGGCAGATTTTGATAAAGTTCAATACAATGATTTGAAGTTGCATTATACATTTTATAATGTAACAGATGTTCTTTCAGTTGACTATTGCTGCATTTGAGAACATGACTAAACATAAACTGCCTCAGATTATCTTCATATCTATCTTGCCGGAACATGAATCTATTACAGTGATGTACAGCAATAAGATATAACACTGGGCACCACTTTTCTGAGACTGACTCTCTTAAGAGAGCCAAAATTAACAGTTTCAAAAGTTCAGGATTTGTTTCTTCAGGAACAAGATATCGATGAATTGGTATAAGATGGTCTTGTATTGAGACTCTCAGTGTGCGCAGCACAATGCTGTTCTCTTCCCAAATAGCTTTACGCAAGAAGACATTGTGCATTTGTTGCAATGGAAGGAGCAGGTAGCTCCCAAAAACAAAGTCACCAAATGATACAGATATGTACTGCTTAAGAAATTCAATGAAAAAGTCATAAAATGAATAAAGACCAGGGATTGACTCATCAAAGTTCATACTGtccaatatattttctttgctgtAAATTCGCATCAAACCAGCCAAATAGGAACGGACAACAGGTTCAAGAAAAATATTGTTATCTGCAAGAAAGACACACATCAGTCGTGATATTTTAAGAGAAGCTGATAAACCATCCATGATAGATGGTCGCTGTGTCTCAAGCAAGTATATGAACTTTAAAGCATgagtaattttattaatttgttgtGGACTACATTGTTCGCGTTCATTTTCTGGTAAGGAATTAGAAAGACTGTACTGATGAACAAGAGGCATAAATATCCAGTCACGAGGTAATAAGGTTTCTCCTAATTTACCTACAAGAAAACTGTGAACTTCTTCCACATATGCAAAACATCGAGCTTTTGAATGCAACACTGCAGACTCCATTTGAGAAAATGAGGATAAATAATTAGCACGGATGTCCTTTAAAGATGAGATGCTGTGCTGCAAAAGTTTGAATTTGATGTCTTCAGTTAACTGGCTGTTAGAACATACCATACCACTGCCGTCAGATATACTTAAACAAGACAACTGGTGAGTAGAAGAATCCACATCAGAATCTAATGCTATAAAGTTTCtattaaaaatcaataatgaTAGAAGATCATGAGCAAAGTGTTCGTCTCCATCATGTAACCTGGTAAGTAAGAGCAGGGAAAGTTGATGACACAATAAAAAGTATGGTGTGTCAACTTCATTGAAGGCTGACATTGAAATTGTCTTCAGCAGAAAATACTGACAGTGGTTTTCAAATCTGGTAAAATAATTGTGCTGGAATGTAGTGGCAGTAGGTTTTGTCTTAACGACAGCTGTAATATAGCTTCTTATATCAGGATCATTGACAATTAAACCAGAAAATTTGTCAGCCAAACCTTTGTGAAGAGAACCAATGACACTGAAAAGGCGAAATAATGCTGTGACAAAACCAAAAGGAGTACTAATGGCAAGTATTGGTAATGTTTTGGAATCATCAATAAGATTCTGACATCCCAAGTCAAGTAAATTTTTAGGATGCTTTGTCTTCAACAATATCTGATGATTCAATATATTAGAATGAGAAGCAAGAGATGCAATGATACTCCGGAAACCTAATGTTGACCAAAGTGGGAAAATTACAGAATTGCATAGCTGTTCTAAGTGGGTGAGAATATTAGTGACATTAGAATCAGATTGCTGAGGACATAATTCATAAAAAGATGCCACAAAATTGATGACAGAAGTTGCTAAATTGAGAGAGAATTTTTTAAAGTGATACTTTTCAGAAATATTCTGTAATATAGATTGAAACAAAATTTCCAGTGTATCAATCAAACTCAAGACCTGAGTCCAGTGAAGACTAGGAACTATTAAACTTTCAATTTTATTAGGCTCTTGTGAATCTTTCTGCCTTTTACATGCAGCTAATTTTTGGTGATATCTAGAATGAGCCCCAGCTAGTTGTACAGCAGATTCCAAAACACCTAAAATTGCAGATTCTCGCAGAAATGAAGTATCTGTTATATTCTGATATTGTGCTAAAATAGTATGAGTATTGGTTACTAGTTGTGGATAAAACTCAGAATAATAATGTCCAGTGAGTCCATAAGAAAGACACACTTGCCATATATTATAACACACAGTTTGTAATTCATATGCTACATTCTCTGGAAGATTCATTTCAGAAGGCTGTGGGGCAATGTACAACAGCAATTTGTCCATAAGCTTATAATTAGTAACAATATCAGTTGCCATGCTCCTCCCAGCTTGACAAAGAACTTTTATTAGCTTCAATGTGCTAATAATTGAGGAAACAGTTTTATCATCAGTAGAGCAAACTGAAGGTAAAAGTTCTTTAAAAATGAATTCCATCAGTCTTGGACATTTATAAACATTATATGCTTCTTGTTTTGAATGATAAGAAATTCTACATAAAATTTCTAGAATACACTTGATGGATTCTGGAGAAATATCCCAAACTTCAAGCAGAAAACGCAGACGAGGGAGCAAATTCATAGATTTTACAAGAGCCCTCACAACATCTGCTTGTACTTCATCAGCATCTGTTACTTCTACTGTTTCAAGAAAATCTAACTTTTCCTTTTCTGCATTAAAAGTATCTTCACCAACTTGGTGAGCAGCCACCTCCCCTCCTCTATACCAACAGAATGTAAACTGCAAACTGTTTTCATCAGCACTATTGGTCAAAAGAGCATGGAGACAAAAGACAGCAGAAATGAGAACAGTAGTGATTTTATCATCAAGAGCCCACCTGAGAAGGAATACTATTCCTGCATTAATAACAGAAGGAATGATAGCACCTTCAATACTTTCCTCAAACATTCCACTTTTTGCATTAGTAATGATGCAACCTAATGTTTTTAAAGCAAATGTACGTTGTTGTGAGTTAAGACTACGACAAAGATGAAATAGTTCATCAAGAGTGTAACCAGCACGTTCTGCTTCTTCTCCATGGTGATGAAGACCTAAATCAACAGGTATTTCAGCATCTTCAGGGATAATGAAACCTTGAAAGTCAAACCGAGCTGGTTTCCCTTTTGTACTACAGGCATTAACAGGAGGTAAATCCTTCATCCAAGCCAATTTTTCATATTCAACATTGTCCATATGTACAAGTTGGCTATCAGGTTTCACAGGAAGTTCGTCTTCATTTAATTTGTGCACAGGTTTCAATTCAGATTTGTCTGAATCATCTTGATTTTCAATGGATGTGGAAGTAGTCTCAGAATCAAGATTTTCAGATTTTCTAGTTTTTAAGAAGTTAATCAAACTTGGATCTAACATAGAAAGAAGCTTTTGCcgttccatcaaaatttctttcTCTGTCATAGAAGAAAGCTTATTTAAATTTTCTGCATGAATTGCCTTTGCCTCCCTCTCAGCATTGCTGGCACTTAATCCAAAACCAGAAACAATGCTCTGAGGAGGGGTATAACTAGATTCCAGATTACACTTGGTGGAAGCTGTTCCATACATAGGTTTATTAGAGATACTGAAATCACTGCATGGCCGTTGTTCAAACTGCTGAGCaaataaactttttttctttgcttgtggTGCTGAAGTGGAATCAAATTTCTTTCCAATCTGAAGACTTGGAGCTTTTGGAAATCCATCAAGGGAAAACGGTTTGTCATGGCTAACATAATGTTTAGTATCTCTTTCAATGATGCTGCTCAATACTCTAGCAACACTAGCTTTATCCAAGTTGGTATCTCCAGCAACAGTGGCCTGATTTGGTTTGGTATCTTTAGTAAagctaaaaaatacaaaataaattactgTATTATTTAACCTATATTATTGGGgagattattttttcttttaattatttaaagatgCTATACTGATATAAGAAAGTAGTTAATTAACTCTCTCAGAGGGAACAGTGTAGGATTCAATGTATATTAAGAACAAAATTATACCCCTGAATATCTCCTGTCTTTCCTAAGATATAAGGAATACAAACAATTACAATTACCCAATTAGTAGATAGTCTTTATCAGCACTAATTGTCCCAGACAAAATGAAacagtaataaaaaatataagatgcATCAACTCATGCAAAAACTGAATGATCAGTGACGAAATTCAAATCAGAGGGATTAGTTCTGACTTAATTGATGTGTAGGATGTTTTTCCATGAGAATCTTATATCAAAGTACCAATGAaaagaacatatctatctatatatatatacacacatacatatatacatatcatcatcatcatcatcatcgtttaacgtccgctttccatgctagcatgggttggacgatttgactgaggaccagtcaggcggtactggcaacggtcatggaaaatcgtgttttttttttaagtgtcacctgcacaccggcagaagtgccagtaaggtgatgctggtaacaatcacgctcaaatggtgctttttacgtgccaccagcacgaacaccagttagccgctctcgcaatgatcatgctcagatggtgctcttagtgctccacaaGCACGGAtgctagtcatcgaatttgatttcaattccgatttcacttgcctcaacaggtcttcgcaagcagagtttagtgtccaatgaagggaaggtacacataagtgggttGGTTAAACCCCTGgcttaggccacaaggttatggtctcacttggcttgccaggtcttctcaagcacagcatatttccaaaattctcggtcactggtcattgcctcagtgaggcctaatgttcgaaggtcgtgcttcactacttcatcccaagtcaactgctagggtgtggcactttttcacacagctatcctcatccattctcgccacaagaccataccagcgcagttgtctctcttgcacactatatctgacgcttcttaggtccaacttttctctcatatgtatatacatacatatatatacatatatatacatatatatatatatatatatatatacatacatatacatatatatatatatatatatatatatacatatacatacatacatatacacatacatacatatatatatacatacatacatatatacatacatacatatatatatacatacatacatacgtatatacatatatacatacgtatatacatatatacatacatacatatatacatacatacatatatacatatatacatacatacatatatacatacatatatacatatacatacatacacatacatatatacatacatacatacatatacatacatacatacatacatacatatacatacatacatacatacatacatatatacatatatatatatatatatatatatatacatgcataataaataaaattagggtaataagaattatagaaattattattaccagtggcctagcataaaaaaaaatagtcaatagactatatattattcacttaaaaatatcgtgtacattagaacacattaagaggcttccaaataggaaagccttgtgctagaaagagcagtagaaaactcaaaccactaattatggataaattctcgaaaggattgaAAATTAAAGACGTtttcctagaccatggtttctatttttttagtggaatgagttagaaaccatggtctaggaactaaattaAATGGTAAACGTCTTTAATTTtcaatcctttcgagaatttatccataattagtggtttgagttttctactgctctttctagcacaaggctttcctatatatacatgcatatatacacatatatatatatagatatatatacatgcatatataaatatatatacatatatatgcatacatgtatatgcatacatatatacacatatatatacatacatacatatacatacatatatatacacacatgcatcatcatcgtttaacgtccgttttccatgctagcatgggttcgactggggtctgggaagccaggagtctgcactaggttccagtctgatctggcagtgtttctacagctggatgcccttcctaacaccaaccactccgaaagtgtagtgggtgcttttcacaggcacaggtgccagggaggctggcagtgaccacaattggttggtgctttttacgtttcaacggcacagaagccagtaaaggcagcactggcatcagccatgttcggatggtgctttttttgtgccaccagcacaggtatcacaactacaatttccatttgatatttattttgatgttgatgtacttgactcaataggtctcctcaagcacagcaggtcacatgccactggcatagaagccagtcaaggcggcgctggcatcggccacatacggatggtgctttttacgtgccaccggcacaggtatcacaactacaatttcaacttgatatttattttgatgttgatgtacttgactcattaggtctcctcaagcacagcaggtcaccctacgatcaaggtaagcacagcaggtcattctgcaatccaaggtactttggatgggcaggggctatgcgaaactggtgcagggaacagccatgaactcacattatttgtcaggtctttacagtcacagcatatctcagagatctcgatctttcgtcattgcctctgtgaggcccaatgttcggaggtcatgcttgaccacctcatcttgggtctacctcttccccgGATACCtgcaactgtttgggagtggcacttcttcacacatctctcctcatccatccacagtacatgaacataccagcgcaaacgtctctcttgcacaccacatatgatgcttcttatgttcagtatttctctcagggcgcttactctctgtcgtgtgtgcacactgacattacacatccagcggatcatgctagcttcatttcttttaagcctatGCATGTTCTCTGCAGTCAcatcccatgtttcactaccatgaagcatggcagttcgcacacatgcatcgtacaatctacctttcacactgagtgagagaccctttgtcaccaaggggtagaagctttctaaactttgcccaggctattcgtattctagtggtgacactctctgagcatctaccaccactactaaattggtcacctaggtagcggaaactatcaactacttctagtttctccccctggagtgtgatggaatctgttttctgagtatctgtggtgtctattgcccctgtgcatctgctgcacacgaaagctatcttctcagttaattttcctttgatgttgctgcacctcttatgcgtccatagcttacactgggtacatcttatggagtttctgcttacaccttttctacagattgagcagggccacctacctgagggtgtgtgtgatgagttcgcctttctgcttactataactttggtctttgctacatttactctaaggccttttgattctaaacctagcttccacacctgaaatttcttttctagttctgaaagtaattctgctatgagggccaggtcatcagcatagagaagctcccaggggcaacctgtcttgaattcctctgttattgcctggaggactaagatGACTAGAAGGGGActaagggctgaaccttggtggacccctacttcttcacCATAGTTGTTGcctatcctaaccttactaacggcctctctgtatagggtctgtacagcccttatcaatctccagtttccgcatagcccaccagataagggatcgggggaccctgtcaaaggttttctccacaaaagctaagtagaggggtttatctttagctaggtatttctcctgcagttgtcgaaccaggaatatggcatcagtggtgcttctacccggcacaaaaccgaactgcatctcatcaaagcagactctctccctaatcagatggactatgaccctctctgagaccttcatcacctgatccagcagtttaatatccctgtagttatttctatctggagcatcacctttacccttgtagcagttgactatgaagCTGCTaagccagtcattgggtatgactccgttatgtactacctggtttacaatgcgggtgactaggtcatagcccacaccaccagatgctttaagcatctcagcagtgattcctgatgggccaggggcttttcctggctgcatacccttaattgctttatgcacatacatatatgcatatacatatatataaatatatatatatatacacatatatatatacacatatatatatatatacacatatatatatacacacatatatatatatatacacacatatatatatatatacacacatatatatatatatacacacatatatatatatatatacacacatatatatatacacatatatatatatatatatacacatatatatacacacatatatatacatacatatatacacacatatatatacacacatatatatatacatacatatatatatacacatatatatacatacatatatatatacacacatatatacatacatatatatatatacacacatatatatatacatatatatatacacacatatatatatacacacatatatacatacatatatatatatacacacatatatatatacatatatatacacacatatatatatatatacatacatatatatatatatacacacatatatatatatacatatacatatatacatatatatatatatacacacatatatatatacatatatatatatacacatatatatatatataatatatatatatatatatatatatatatatatatatacatatatatatacacatacatatacatatacacatatgttagaagtattggggtgatgtacagatttaatacatatgaaaaaaaaaggtgttcagatgaaactacaggagtagttgaaagctctaatatgaaaaaataatatgtgatatgtaaatgaatatatatttttacaaccatccagcattctgaacaccttttttctttcatatatatacacatatatatgcatttatatatatacatatatacatacacacacacacacatatatatatatatatatatatatatatatatatatatatatatatatataatatatatatatatatatatatatatatataacaaataacccTCACTGGGCTTCGCTATTccatacaaataaaaacatttctgaAAACCTGTTATTACctgtttttcttctgttcttgAAACCTAGATTTTTTCTGTGGTGTAACTGATGCTTCTGTCAAACCTGATTTAAAAGGTTGTTGCATATCAACGACATCTCTTTTAAAAGGAGCCTGTTTCTTTTGAATATCAGGCTTGTGCGATTTAGAATTTTTTACCACTGTAGCCGCTGGATTATGTTTAGAAGAAAGAAACATTTCTTGCATCCTAAGAAGTTCTTCGTCATCTTCAGTTAGTTTCGGTCTATTTACTGTCAGCTCAGATGGGTTAAAAGATGGATCGTTGGCTTTGGAATCCATAGTCCAGTTTCAACGTATTTCAGCGAAGAAACAATTTCATAACAGAAACTTTCGTCTACACAAGTTCACGCTATGTTTTTATATGAGGAAATCATAAGTGATTTCCCTTTTAAACGGTGTTGTACGAAACAAATTCCCCAAAATAGGTTCTGTTGATCCttgtgtaacttttttttttttttattcgctcA of the Octopus sinensis linkage group LG1, ASM634580v1, whole genome shotgun sequence genome contains:
- the LOC115213788 gene encoding RNA polymerase II-associated protein 1-like, with amino-acid sequence MDSKANDPSFNPSELTVNRPKLTEDDEELLRMQEMFLSSKHNPAATVVKNSKSHKPDIQKKQAPFKRDVVDMQQPFKSGLTEASVTPQKKSRFQEQKKNSFTKDTKPNQATVAGDTNLDKASVARVLSSIIERDTKHYVSHDKPFSLDGFPKAPSLQIGKKFDSTSAPQAKKKSLFAQQFEQRPCSDFSISNKPMYGTASTKCNLESSYTPPQSIVSGFGLSASNAEREAKAIHAENLNKLSSMTEKEILMERQKLLSMLDPSLINFLKTRKSENLDSETTSTSIENQDDSDKSELKPVHKLNEDELPVKPDSQLVHMDNVEYEKLAWMKDLPPVNACSTKGKPARFDFQGFIIPEDAEIPVDLGLHHHGEEAERAGYTLDELFHLCRSLNSQQRTFALKTLGCIITNAKSGMFEESIEGAIIPSVINAGIVFLLRWALDDKITTVLISAVFCLHALLTNSADENSLQFTFCWYRGGEVAAHQVGEDTFNAEKEKLDFLETVEVTDADEVQADVVRALVKSMNLLPRLRFLLEVWDISPESIKCILEILCRISYHSKQEAYNVYKCPRLMEFIFKELLPSVCSTDDKTVSSIISTLKLIKVLCQAGRSMATDIVTNYKLMDKLLLYIAPQPSEMNLPENVAYELQTVCYNIWQVCLSYGLTGHYYSEFYPQLVTNTHTILAQYQNITDTSFLRESAILGVLESAVQLAGAHSRYHQKLAACKRQKDSQEPNKIESLIVPSLHWTQVLSLIDTLEILFQSILQNISEKYHFKKFSLNLATSVINFVASFYELCPQQSDSNVTNILTHLEQLCNSVIFPLWSTLGFRSIIASLASHSNILNHQILLKTKHPKNLLDLGCQNLIDDSKTLPILAISTPFGFVTALFRLFSVIGSLHKGLADKFSGLIVNDPDIRSYITAVVKTKPTATTFQHNYFTRFENHCQYFLLKTISMSAFNEVDTPYFLLCHQLSLLLLTRLHDGDEHFAHDLLSLLIFNRNFIALDSDVDSSTHQLSCLSISDGSGMVCSNSQLTEDIKFKLLQHSISSLKDIRANYLSSFSQMESAVLHSKARCFAYVEEVHSFLVGKLGETLLPRDWIFMPLVHQYSLSNSLPENEREQCSPQQINKITHALKFIYLLETQRPSIMDGLSASLKISRLMCVFLADNNIFLEPVVRSYLAGLMRIYSKENILDSMNFDESIPGLYSFYDFFIEFLKQYISVSFGDFVFGSYLLLPLQQMHNVFLRKAIWEENSIVLRTLRVSIQDHLIPIHRYLVPEETNPELLKLLILALLRESVSEKWCPVLYLIAVHHCNRFMFRQDRYEDNLRQFMFSHVLKCSNSQLKEHLLHYKMYNATSNHCIELYQNLPHNRKSLLEKYC